The Hujiaoplasma nucleasis DNA window GTATACCAAAACCTTCCGTTTGACTCAACAACTTTGGTTCTTCTATTGGCAACGATGATGTGATCATCGTTGTTTTCTATGACTGTTTCATGTTTCCATATCCTATGTAAACTTTGGTCATGTTTGTAGGACTGAATAATTAAATGATCGCCTATATTAATCTGCATATATTCACTCCTCTAGCAACCAATCTTCGCCTTTAAGGGTTTCCGGTTCAGTCTTACTTAGTTGTAAGTAATCTAACTGACCTAAAACTTCATAAACCATAATAGCTACAGTATTGGCTAAATTTAAAGAACGTATAGAATCATTCATAGGTAGGCGAACACACCTATCTAAGTCTTGTCTTAATATATTTTTTGGTAATCCTGTTGATTCGCGTCCAAAGATTAAATAGATGTCTTTTTGCGCTTCTTGAAAGGCCATCTGTCTTGGAGGTTTTTTTCCATATCGTGTAATAAAATAATATTCACCAGGGTTTTTTTCAATAAAATCATGGTATGAATCATAAACAAAATAGTCAACATTATCTAGATAATTAACAGCGACTCTTTTTAAATACTTAGGGTCTAATTTAAATCCTAAGGGTTTGATAAGGTGCAATGTCACAGAAGTTCCTGCACAAGTCCTCATAATATTGGCTGTATTTTGAGGAATTTCTGGTTGGAATAAGACAACATTTATTTTCATTTTTTCTTCATTATCCTATTTAATTTTTTCTTTTCAATAGCGACTTTTTGTTTATATTTCTTTTTATAACCTGGTTTTACTTTAGACGGTTTTTTTACTTTTAATTTAGCTGCCCTATCAACATCATTTTCTTGCCAATGACGTTCACTTCGAGCATTTCTATCCTTAACATCAATAATTGAGTTATTTTTTATATCTTTATAATGCGTTTTAACCCCTTTTCTTTCAAGGTCATCGAGATATTGGTTGTCATTAAATTCATAAATAGATAGACATTGACCATCCATATTAATGCGGCCAGTCCTACCACTTCGATGAATATAAAATTCAGTGTCTTGTGGTAATTCATAATTAATGACATGAGATACACCTACAATATCAATTCCTCTAGCTAGTATATCCGTGGCCACAAGATACTGAAAATCTAAATGATTGACTCTTTGAATTAATTGTTTTCTTTTCCGATGGGCTAGACCACCATGAAATAAGGCCACATTATAATTCTTTTCAGACATCATTTCATAGACTTCTTCAGCTGATTCTTTAGTATTACAAAAAATAATAGCTAAATATGGATTAATAGCATTTAATATTTGATTTAAGATATCCATTCTTGGTTTTTCTTTTGATTTAATAAAATAATGATCAATATTCAAGTTGGATATTTCATCAGGATGAACTTTTAAAGAAATTGGATTATTTAAGTATTTTTTTAAAAATGGCATGAGTCTTTCTGGGATGGTGGCTGAAAAGACCATGATTTTCGCTCTTTGACAGATATTGGCTAAATTCGATAATTCTTCAATGAAATTTTGGTCTAAGGCCATATCTGCTTCATCAATAATAAAATATTTGGCTGTATATATTTTTAAAATGTTTTCTTTAAAAACTAAGTCATGTAATCTTCCTGGTGTACCAATCACGATGTGAGGTTGTTGGGATGATAAATTTTCAATGCTTTGGTCCCTGTCAGTCCCTCCTGTAAACATAGATATTTTAATTATTTTATCTGAATGTTTGATTAAGTCTCTAGCAAATTTTTCTATTTGCAAGGCTAGTTCTCTAGTAGGTGCGACAATAACCGCTTGACATTCAAGAATATCTTCATCTAGGTTTTCTAAAATCGGTAATAAAAAAGAATGGGTTTTTCCAGACCCAGTTTTCGCTTCTATAATTAAGGGTTGATTCTGTTTATCCAATTCAAGCACTTTTGCTTGAACATCTGTCAATTCATTAAAATGAATGGCAGCCAAAGCGTCATTCAAGTATTGTTTGTTAAATTTTTTCATAAGATACCTTCTTTGTATTTTTCTCACATCTATTATATAATAGATAAGGCTTAAAGTAAATCAATAAGGGGTAAAAGATGATTGTTGAAGATATAAGACCTAGAGGCTTTTGTAAAGGTGTACATTTCGCCATCGAAAAAGTTAAAGAAGTATTAAAGAGTGATGCCTATCCCAAACCTGTTTATGTTTTAGGGTTTATTGTTCATAATAAATATGTGGTTGATGAACTTAGTGAATTAGGAGCCATCACTTTGGATGATAAAAATAAAAGCCGTTTAGAACTGGTAGATGAGATTGATTCAGGTACTATCGTTATCTCTGCTCATGGTACACCGATTGATGTCATAGATAAAATTAAAAATAAAAATATCACTTTGGTTGATGCCACTTGTCAAGATGTTTATACGACACATGATTTAATCAAAGCTTATTTAAAAAATTCTTATAATGTTATTTATATAGGTAAAAAAAATCATCCGGAAACCAATGCATCCTTATCTTTAGGCGATCATGTGTATTTACTTGAAAATCCAGAAGATGTTGAAGACTTAAAAATTAAAGAACCTATTTTTGTAACAAATCAAACAACTTTTTCTATTAAAGATATCTTTAATATTCATCAAGCATTAAAGAAAAAATATAATGATATTATCATTACTGAGGAAATTTGCAATGCGACTCGTATAAGACAAAATGCAATCATTAAAGCCAATGAAGATGCAGATTTATGTTATATTGTGGGTGATCCAAGATCTAACAATTCTAAGAATCTAGCTAAAATATCCGAGAATTTCACACAAACGAAGACTTTTCTAATTCAAAGTCTTAAAGATATCAATGTTTCAGATTTAAAGGGTGTAAAAAAAGTAACGGTTTCATCAGGAGCTTCAACGCCTGAATACTTAACTAAAGAAGTCGTAAGTTTTTTAAAATCTTACGCAAGTGATAATTAAACCTTTATTTTTTTTGGCTTTTAGTTTATAATAGTTTATACATAGTTTGAGGTGATAATATGGCAAATAACAAACAAGTTAAAGAAGAAATTAGAACT harbors:
- a CDS encoding DEAD/DEAH box helicase — encoded protein: MKKFNKQYLNDALAAIHFNELTDVQAKVLELDKQNQPLIIEAKTGSGKTHSFLLPILENLDEDILECQAVIVAPTRELALQIEKFARDLIKHSDKIIKISMFTGGTDRDQSIENLSSQQPHIVIGTPGRLHDLVFKENILKIYTAKYFIIDEADMALDQNFIEELSNLANICQRAKIMVFSATIPERLMPFLKKYLNNPISLKVHPDEISNLNIDHYFIKSKEKPRMDILNQILNAINPYLAIIFCNTKESAEEVYEMMSEKNYNVALFHGGLAHRKRKQLIQRVNHLDFQYLVATDILARGIDIVGVSHVINYELPQDTEFYIHRSGRTGRINMDGQCLSIYEFNDNQYLDDLERKGVKTHYKDIKNNSIIDVKDRNARSERHWQENDVDRAAKLKVKKPSKVKPGYKKKYKQKVAIEKKKLNRIMKKK
- the ispH gene encoding 4-hydroxy-3-methylbut-2-enyl diphosphate reductase; the protein is MIVEDIRPRGFCKGVHFAIEKVKEVLKSDAYPKPVYVLGFIVHNKYVVDELSELGAITLDDKNKSRLELVDEIDSGTIVISAHGTPIDVIDKIKNKNITLVDATCQDVYTTHDLIKAYLKNSYNVIYIGKKNHPETNASLSLGDHVYLLENPEDVEDLKIKEPIFVTNQTTFSIKDIFNIHQALKKKYNDIIITEEICNATRIRQNAIIKANEDADLCYIVGDPRSNNSKNLAKISENFTQTKTFLIQSLKDINVSDLKGVKKVTVSSGASTPEYLTKEVVSFLKSYASDN
- a CDS encoding tRNA (cytidine(34)-2'-O)-methyltransferase, with the translated sequence MKINVVLFQPEIPQNTANIMRTCAGTSVTLHLIKPLGFKLDPKYLKRVAVNYLDNVDYFVYDSYHDFIEKNPGEYYFITRYGKKPPRQMAFQEAQKDIYLIFGRESTGLPKNILRQDLDRCVRLPMNDSIRSLNLANTVAIMVYEVLGQLDYLQLSKTEPETLKGEDWLLEE